From the genome of Glycine max cultivar Williams 82 chromosome 2, Glycine_max_v4.0, whole genome shotgun sequence, one region includes:
- the LOC100784860 gene encoding early nodulin-55-1 precursor, with translation MASCLPNNASPFLFMLSMWLLISISEAAKYVVGGSETWKFPLSKPDSLSHWASSHRFKIGDTLIFKYDERTESVHEVNETDYEQCNTVGKEHVLFNDGNTKVMLTKSGFRHFISGNQSHCQMGLKLMVVVMSNNTKKKLIHSPSPSPSPSPSPSPSPSPSPSPSLSSPSPSPLPNNQGVTRSSGAEFIGVMMWLGVMMLLL, from the exons ATGGCTTCCTGTTTACCAAATAACGCATCTCCATTTTTGTTTATGCTCTCAATGTGGCTCTTAATTTCCATCTCTGAAGCTGCAAAGTATGTGGTTGGAGGCAGTGAAACCTGGAAGTTTCCTCTCTCAAAACCAGATTCACTCAGCCACTGGGCCAGCTCTCACCGATTCAAAATCGGCGACACTCTCA TATTTAAATACGATGAGAGAACAGAGTCAGTGCACGAAGTGAATGAGACGGATTATGAACAATGCAACACGGTGGGGAAAGAACACGTTCTGTTCAACGATGGCAACACCAAGGTGATGCTTACCAAATCTGGATTCAGACACTTCATTAGTGGAAATCAGAGTCATTGCCAAATGGGGTTAAAGCTAATGGTAGTTGTCATGTCAAACAACACCAAAAAGAAACTAATTCATTCACCATCACCATCACCTtcaccatcaccatcaccatcacCTTCACCTTCACCCTCACCTTCACCTTCATTATCATCGCCATCACCTTCACCACTTCCAAATAATCAAGGTGTTACTCGTAGTTCAGGCGCTGAATTCATTGGAGTTATGATGTGGTTGGGGGTGATGATGTTATTGCTTTAA
- the LOC100785391 gene encoding serine carboxypeptidase 24, with protein sequence MMAFQSKAHILFLCLLIFAFSSINILAAAVPKEQEQDRISALPGQPRVAFSQFSGYVTVNEQHGRSLFYWFTESPTSPQNKPLVLWLNGGPGCSSVAYGASEEIGPFRINKTGSSLYLNKYAWNREANVLFLESPAGVGFSYTNTSSDLKTSGDKRTAQDALIFVIRWMSRFPQYKYREFYIAGESYAGHYVPQLAKKIHDYNKKNPQIINLKGFIVGNAVTDSYNDGIGTVTYWWSHSMISDQSYKSILKYCNFTAEETSKKCDDVYSYAVNYEFGNIDQYSIYTPTCTTSQNNTVRHMRFKNLHLISGYDPCTENYAEKYYNLPEVQIAMHANVTNIPYKWTACSDVLLKNWKDSEISVLPIYKELIAAGLRIWVFSGDTDSVVPVTATRFSLNHLNLRTRTRWYPWYSGGQVGGWTEVYDGLTFATVRGAGHEVPLFQPKRAYILFKSFLAGNELPKY encoded by the exons ATGATGGCATTCCAAAGCAAGGCACATATCTTGTTCCTGTGCTTATTAATCTTTGCATTTTCATCCATTAATATTCTTGCTGCTGCTGTGCCAAAAGAGCAAGAGCAAGATCGAATCTCGGCGCTGCCGGGGCAGCCACGTGTGGCATTCTCTCAGTTCTCCGGTTATGTCACTGTGAACGAGCAACATGGCCGATCACTCTTCTACTGGTTCACTGAATCCCCCACTTCCCCGCAGAATAAACCTCTTGTTCTCTGGCTCAACGGAG GGCCAGGATGCTCATCGGTAGCATACGGGGCATCAGAGGAAATTGGGCCGTTTCGTATAAACAAAACTGGCTCTTCTCTATATCTCAACAAATATGCATGGAACAGAG AAGCAAATGTCCTCTTTCTTGAATCGCCTGCTGGTGTTGGCTTCTCATACACAAATACCAGCTCTGATCTCAAAACTTCAGGGGACAAAAGGACAG CTCAGGATGCACTGATTTTTGTAATTAGATGGATGTCAAGATTTCCACAATATAAATATAGGGAGTTTTACATTGCTGGAGAGAGCTATGCAG GGCACTACGTCCCCCAGTTGGCTAAGAAAATTCAtgattataataaaaagaatCCTCAAATTATTAATCTCAAAGGGTTCATT gTGGGAAATGCTGTGACTGATAGCTACAATGATGGGATTGGAACTGTCACATATTGGTGGAGCCATTCTATGATATCTGATCAGTCATACAAATCTATCCTCAAATACTGCAATTTCACAGCAGAAGAAACATCTAAAAAATGTGATGATGTTTATAGTTATGCGGTTAACTATGAATTTGGAAATATAGACCAGTACAGCATTTATACTCCTACGTGCACAACATCACAAAACAATACCGTGAGGCACATGCGATTCAAGAATCTTCATCTGATTTCTGGGTATGATCCGTGTACTGAAAATTATGCAGAGAAATACTATAACCTTCCAGAAGTGCAGATAGCAATGCATGCGAACGTTACCAACATTCCTTACAAATGGACTGCTTGCAG TGATGTGCTCCTGAAAAATTGGAAGGATTCTGAAATTTCTGTGTTGCCCATATACAAAGAGTTAATTGCCGCTGGATTAAGAATATGGGTTTTCAG CGGGGACACAGATTCTGTGGTTCCAGTTACTGCCACAAGGTTTTCTCTCAACCACCTTAACCTCAGGACCAGAACTCGTTGGTATCCATGGTACTCTGGTGGACag GTTGGTGGATGGACAGAGGTGTATGATGGCCTAACTTTTGCAACAGTAAGAGGAGCTGGCCATGAAGTACCTTTATTTCAGCCAAAGCGAGCTTACATTCTTTTTAAGTCTTTTTTGGCAGGAAATGAACTCCCGAAATATTGA
- the LOC100786273 gene encoding uncharacterized protein codes for MKKMKGVVPMEPPYEVYQDQRARLRHQSLLQDYEDLHKETEAMRRKLQATKQKKFMLEDEVRFLRQRYNYLLKHPILKPQPKQQVVKPQKLKIQAPIISKGKNYNKKEPNLRPHHPASHLNSNGRISNVADVPLKKTGHLFDLNLNARSSSKKDASINISGPPVLNLNHKERINSSKEATKKSVTPFFDLNQISREEEELQGNSEPMGIEEPKRSSQRVATDEQHGDIKLSAACRSVGDGSNRAGKRKISWQDQVALRV; via the exons ATGAAGAAGATGAAAGGGGTTGTCCCCATGGAACCTCCTTATGAGGTGTACCAGGATCAGAGGGCCAGGTTGAGACACCAGAGTCTCTTGCAGGACTATGAAGACCTGCACAAG GAAACAGAAGCCATGAGAAGGAAATTGCAGGCTACGAAGCAGAAAAAGTTTATGCTGGAAGATGAAGTTAG ATTTTTGAGGCAACGTTACAATTACTTGCTAAAACACCCTATTCTAAAGCCTCAACCAAAGCAACAAGTTGTAAAGCCACAAAAGCTCAAAATCCAAGCTCCCATCATCTCAAAGGGAAAGAATTACAACAAGAAGGAGCCTAACCTGCGACCCCACCACCCTGCATCTCATTTGAActcaaatggaaggatttccaATGTGGCTGATGTCCCACTGAAAAAAACTGGCCACTTGTTTGATCTAAACCTGAATGCTAGGAGTTCTAGTAAAAAAGATGCTTCCATTAACATTTCTGGTCCACCAGTGCTTAACTTGAATCACAAAGAAAGGATTAACAGCAGCAAGGAAGCCACGAAGAAGAGTGTAACTCCATTTTTCGACTTGAACCAGATTTCG AGAGAAGAGGAGGAATTGCAGGGAAACAGTGAGCCCATGGGAATCGAAGAACCAAAGAGAAGTTCACAAAGAGTTGCGACTGACGAGCAGCATGGCGATATCAAGCTCTCGGCTGCTTGTAGAAGTGTTGGGGATGGATCTAATAGGGCAGGGAAGAGGAAGATTTCATGGCAAGACCAGGTGGCATTGAGGGTTTGA